GATTATTGTTTTTTGCATATTAAGACTGTTAGATACTTTAAtggcaattttaaaatttatggaaAAAATTGCATGAGGTTTAGACATTTAGTACACAAGTTCTCCTGTACATGAATTGCACCGTGTTTCTTGTTTGGGgactttatttgtatttattacaGGACTTTGATAGCTTTGGCAAAATGTTATTATCTTGATATGATTTTGGTCAATATCAGGTATTACTATATTGACAGTTTGGCTCATGATATTGGTATTGCTATATTTccaatgttatttatttaatgtggcAGATAAATTATATGGTGTTCTATCATGGTTGGGCTTATTTACATCCGATCAAATATTAGTTTTTGACCCTGGACAAATGTTTAGTAGTCTTATGAAGAAGCAACCTGTTTCCTTTACGTTTTTCCttatgcaaagaaaaaaaaaattctcctaTATTCCTCACCAGTTTTTAtgagtaataaataattttgtcctCTAAATTTTCTTGCTGAGAATTGACTCTATACATTAGGTTTGTTGATGCAAGAACCCTAGGGTTGAATGATTGGGGGCAAAAAGCATAATTTCTTGGAACATGGTagcttcttttattttatgtgtcAAGAATAACTTAAGGATGAAGATAGCTTCTTGCATATTTTCTTGGAAGTTGGTAGCCTCCTGAGAAGTTGGTTGTGTTATATGATCTATGTATAGTTGATCTAAACTAATGGGATAAAGGCTATTGATGTTGTTGATTGAGTGTCAAAACCTGTATCAGTTATTGTTTAACTTGTCTTGATTGAGTGTCTCCCCTAGGCTTTtactaaaatttatgataatgaATTTAATCTCTGAAATATTGGCTATGACTTAAAAGTCTTTAACTTCTAGTAAGATAAGGCTTGTGTTGTGTTGATTGGATTCCCTCATGTGCCATATTAATGTTAACTTTGAATGATATACAGATTCTTTTGGAGTTGCAAGTTTATGGGTTGTCAGACTCAATTAGATGTAGGGAAGGTAAAAAAGACGAGATGGCAAATTTTTCTGGCAGTGCTTCACTGAAGATGAATGGCACTTATGATGGTGCAAATTCTGATTGTATGAATGCCAATTCTTTGACCTTCTCTTCAGGCCCTGGTGAAGCTGGTTCCTTGGGATTAACTGGGTTACAAAACCTAGGAAACACTTGCTTCATGAACAGTTCCCTACAGTGTTTAGCACATACACCAAAGCTTGTTGATTATTTTCTGGAAGATTATATTAGAGAAATCAATCATGATAACCCATTGGGCATGAATGTATGTAATCATTCATTTTGAACACTGCTAATAATTTAATAGCTTTATATCTCAAGAAATTTTATGGTTGGGACCTGAAAACTTCAGTGCCTGTGATGTATTccagtattttattttcttggtaTATGCTTCTTTGCCAGGGTGAGATAGCTTTGGCATTTGGAGATCTGCTCAGGAAGTTATGGGCCCCTGGAGCAAGTCCTGTGTCACCAAGAATATTCAAATCAAAACTTGCTAGATTTGCACCTCAGTTCAGTGGATTTAATCAGCATGATTCCCAAGTGAGTGCATTTGGCCCTTTcattctctttttaatttttggcttCACAAGGCTCCTGTCTCATGTTCCCTAACATTGTCAACTATATTTATGCATCTTAATAGGAACTTCTTGCTTTTTTGTTGGATGGTCTTCATGAAGATCTGAATCGTGTTAAATGTAAGCCTTATATTGAAGTCAAGGATGGAGATGGTCGACGAGATGAAGAGGTTGCTGATGAATATTGGCATAATCATTTGGCTCGCAATGATTCTGTCATTGTTGATGTGTGCCAAGTATGTATTCATCTCCCTGTATGCAATTGTAGAATTAATTAGGTACACACAGATGATGTGAAGAACCTCGTAGTTTCTTGGTGGTTATTAAGTAGTTATTTATAGAATCTTCCATGGCAAATTGGTGATTTTTACCTGAACATTTATAAGTATAGTAAAAGCAAATTCAAACTACTGTTTTAACCAATTGGTTATAGCATAAGTAACAGGTTCTTATGTTTGTTTGTCATGCCAAATTCACAAGTTCAGGAAATTACAGCTTGATTAGTGTCTATAATCTTGGAAAGAgaatttttaatgaattcaGACATAGCATTATTTGGGCAGAACATCTATAGTAATCTAATTTCAAtacttaatttgaaatttttgcaTGTATTGTGTTAGAGATTATATCATGCCATTGAATTGCTtcggaaaaaaataattagcttCTTTGTGGGGAGGGGGGAAAGGGGTGTGGGTGACATTTCTGCTGAAGGTAATGGTTTCATGTGAGAGGTGAGGCATGAACAATGACCATTGGACCTTCCATAATTGGTCAAGAATATTAATAATCAATTCTTGTTATGTTGTAGTCTTGACCATTTATTGAatctaaaacaaattatataattcataatgGCAGTTAATTGTGAAGGgttataataataagaaaaccTACTACATTGAGCGATCCTCTCTTACCACTAAGAGattgctatttttttaaattcatttgaagaTGAAATATGAGGTCCTTTTCATGTTCATGAgaactaatttaatatttattctttCTATGGCAACTCTCTTTACCTTATGGATTGCATTCATCATTTTATGCAGGGTCAATATAAATCAACATTAGTTTGTCCTGTTTGTAGGAAGGTCTCTGTGACATTTGATCCATTCATGTACTTATCATTACCTCTACCTTCAACAACAGTGCGGACAATGACTATAACTGTTGTTAGTGGCAATGGTGGTGAAATGTCTCAATTATCACCATACACTATTACTGTTCCAAAAAATGGAAGATTTGAAGATCTGACCCGTGCTCTTGGCATTGCATGCTCTTTGGGGGCTGATGAGACCTTATTAGTAGCTGaggtttatatttatttattatttgtttaaactCATTTGAAGTCACTTCCCTTCCATTTTGAGTTTCTTTGTTGATACATTTTAATCCTGTAGAAAACCATTGTCTGAAGCTAGAGCTCTGGTACAGGTATACAACAATTGCATCATACGTTTTCTTGAAGATCCAACTGATTCATTATCCTTAATCAGAGATGCTGACAAACTAGTTGCTTACCGATTTTTGAAATGTAATGTGGATGCCCCTTTGGTTGTCTTCATAAACCAGCGGATGGAGGAGTAAGTTAATATGTTTGTGGTAATAACTAATAAGattgattttcttttgtaagaacttttcactattattttttcttttgatagtGTTGTGAACTAGTTTCTATCCAATATCTCTCATCAGCCTTTAAACAAATAGTTTATCAGCATTACAGGcacattttgtaaaattttggaAAAACAGAACACATGTCACAATTCATTGGAATTCAATTgttatctatttatatatttttcatatctgAAGTATGAAGCCTTTAATGAGAATAAAAGGATATGCAGTCAAATATAGGCTGaatgatttcattttatttttccttgtctCATAATCACTACAACATGCTGCTAGGATTCAGTATGGATTTAATCTCGCTGTCACTGGCGTGCTCACATACATGTTTTACATGGGCTTCTTTATTGTCACTTCTGATTTCCTTGACTTACAAAGTTAgtgtttgatataattttttcagGCAGTATGTCTATGGGAAGCAGACTCTGAATTGGAAAGCCTTTGGAATTCCTGTTGTAGATAGGCTTTATAGTGTTACAAATGGATCTGATCTCCGCAATTTGTATCTAAAGTGGTTCTATCCATTTCAAAATCCAATTGAAGAGGCCTTAGAAAATTGTCTCGTGTCTAAGGAAACTGAAGAAGATGCAGAAACGGAGGTCACAACTCCTAGTTTAGGTTCAAATGTGAATGAGTTAGACACTCCTTCAGATGGAGGAATGGAGTTTTATGTTACTGATGAAAAGGGAACTATAAAAAATTCCAAGATATTAATGAATGAGCCTCTAGCAATAAATGGAGACTTAAGGCTGCTGCACGTGCTTGTGTGTTGGTCAGAAGAACAGCTTAAGATATATGACACGCAACTTTGTAGTTCATTGCCTGAGGTTTTCAAGTCTGGCTTTTTAGCAAAGAGACCTCAAGAATCAGTTTCTCTATACAAGTGCCTTGAAGCATTTTTGCAAGAAGAACCTCTTGGACCAGAAGACATGTGGTTAGTTAACCATTTTTTATAGCCTTAAGAAAAAGTACCTTGATTGGCATGCATATTACTTTGTCCAATCTGGAAGATATTTTAAACTGGATTACTATATATTAAGCTTTTCCAAATAATTTTAGTTTGCGATTCACATTAGCTCAGCATTATTATTCAGCTCATAACTTCTATGTATCCTGTATTTACCAATTGCCATCATCATTAAATTATCTTATTTGCAGGTTAGGGTTGGATACTTAGTGCCATTAAAGTTCAAACCCTAAATAGTGTCGAATGAAAGACTGATCAGGGGCAGCTGCTTGTTTTGTAATGATTTGGATTTCTACTTACACTTTTGTTAGCATATATAACTTAAATCTCAATGTTAATCTTTTCACCCTGGTTCTTCCCTTCTATTAGTATACGTTAGAGAAACTGTCACTTTTCCtaattttaatcttataaaCACTGCTAGGAAAGTATTATTTGCTAAACTTTGTTTTCCATCAGAAAATACTGCTGTGCCAATATTTCATACAGCTATTTTGATCTTCTGTTTTAAGTTCTATTCACAAGGTTAATAGGAACATATCCATCATTCTCTATAAATTACTTATCTTCCAGTCTGGCTATTATCTAAGGTGCAGTTTTCTGAAATATTAGGTACTGTCCTGGCTGTAAAGAACATCGTCAAGCTAGTAAGAAGTTAGATCTTTGGAGACTTCCTGAAATTTTGGTCATTCATCTTAAGAGGTTTCAATACAGTCGTTACTTGAAAAACAAGCTGGAGACATATGTTGACTTCCCTGTAGATAATCTCGATTTGTCAGCTTATATTACCTATGGGAATGATGAGTCTTACCATTACACACTTTATGCTGTCAGTAACCATTATGGAAGCATGGGAGGTGGTCATTATACCGCATTTGTCCATGTAAGTACTCTTCATTTTTTGaatactttttgttttctctgtttTTAAGCCTATAATTTGGGATATGAAAAATGGTTTTGAAACATTTGAAATGGTTTGAGAACTCAAACAATTCTCATCATTATTGTCATGATTATGGATTGAATTTTGGGCCTCTATCCAATGGCTTACTTGGTGTAGATGGTGAAATgttgattatgaaattgtggaaggtttttattatttgtaaattgTTAAAAAAGTGTTCTTATTGCAATTGTTAATGTTCATCCATTGTTTATGCTCTTCTTTATTTCATGTAGCGAGGCGGTGATCAGTGGTATGACTTCGATGATAGCCATGTTAATCCCATCAGCAAGGAGAAGATAAAGTCTTCAGCTGCCTATGTTCTTTTCTACAGAAGAAATTTCGAAGTATCAACATAGTGATATAGTAGCATGTAGTTCGAACAGCCTATTGAAGCTAGATGCcattttattaactttattgCCACCATAGTCTTACAAGGATACAGAGGGTAAACTTTGGCTCAAAGGTAAGATTATTGCATTGTGACCTGGTGGTCAGAGAATCTAGTTGCAGAAATAGTCTCTGCTCATGGAATTAAGATTTATGTACATCTTAGCATCTTCACACCCCACAATAGGGGTGCATGAGTATTGGACCACCCCTTTTCTATAGTCTTACAAGTATACTTAACAAGGTAATTCTTTTGTCATTTACTCTTTTAGAAGTTTTAGACTAACTGGAGTTTCGGTAGGCAAGAAATGGAAACTTTGAAAACTTCAGGCAGTACTATGGAAGA
Above is a window of Glycine soja cultivar W05 chromosome 12, ASM419377v2, whole genome shotgun sequence DNA encoding:
- the LOC114380035 gene encoding ubiquitin carboxyl-terminal hydrolase 8-like isoform X1, whose amino-acid sequence is MDCASEDCSDNSQRPDSHKDQRVYFVPHRWWKDAQDSMPEADSDKKKGIAFASFPGSSYAGPMKIINNIFNSDLVFSLRREEDSPRIRENGEVGVSGRDFALVSGDMWLQALKWHSDSKNVMKDDKGFSATDSDMADVYPLQLRLSVQRETNSFGVRISKKDNAVELFKRACKMFSVDSEMLCIWDYSDQITFLMNDNNQVPVDCQRQSDQEILLELQVYGLSDSIRCREGKKDEMANFSGSASLKMNGTYDGANSDCMNANSLTFSSGPGEAGSLGLTGLQNLGNTCFMNSSLQCLAHTPKLVDYFLEDYIREINHDNPLGMNGEIALAFGDLLRKLWAPGASPVSPRIFKSKLARFAPQFSGFNQHDSQELLAFLLDGLHEDLNRVKCKPYIEVKDGDGRRDEEVADEYWHNHLARNDSVIVDVCQGQYKSTLVCPVCRKVSVTFDPFMYLSLPLPSTTVRTMTITVVSGNGGEMSQLSPYTITVPKNGRFEDLTRALGIACSLGADETLLVAEVYNNCIIRFLEDPTDSLSLIRDADKLVAYRFLKCNVDAPLVVFINQRMEEQYVYGKQTLNWKAFGIPVVDRLYSVTNGSDLRNLYLKWFYPFQNPIEEALENCLVSKETEEDAETEVTTPSLGSNVNELDTPSDGGMEFYVTDEKGTIKNSKILMNEPLAINGDLRLLHVLVCWSEEQLKIYDTQLCSSLPEVFKSGFLAKRPQESVSLYKCLEAFLQEEPLGPEDMWYCPGCKEHRQASKKLDLWRLPEILVIHLKRFQYSRYLKNKLETYVDFPVDNLDLSAYITYGNDESYHYTLYAVSNHYGSMGGGHYTAFVHRGGDQWYDFDDSHVNPISKEKIKSSAAYVLFYRRNFEVST
- the LOC114380035 gene encoding ubiquitin carboxyl-terminal hydrolase 8-like isoform X2 yields the protein MDCASEDCSDNSQRPDSHKDQRVYFVPHRWWKDAQDSMPEADSDKKKGIAFASFPGSSYAGPMKIINNIFNSDLVFSLRREEDSPRIRENGEVGVSGRDFALVSGDMWLQALKWHSDSKNVMKDDKGFSATDSDMADVYPLQLRLSVQRETNSFGVRISKKDNAVELFKRACKMFSVDSEMLCIWDYSDQITFLMNDNNQVPVDCQRQSDQEILLELQVYGLSDSIRCREGPGEAGSLGLTGLQNLGNTCFMNSSLQCLAHTPKLVDYFLEDYIREINHDNPLGMNGEIALAFGDLLRKLWAPGASPVSPRIFKSKLARFAPQFSGFNQHDSQELLAFLLDGLHEDLNRVKCKPYIEVKDGDGRRDEEVADEYWHNHLARNDSVIVDVCQGQYKSTLVCPVCRKVSVTFDPFMYLSLPLPSTTVRTMTITVVSGNGGEMSQLSPYTITVPKNGRFEDLTRALGIACSLGADETLLVAEVYNNCIIRFLEDPTDSLSLIRDADKLVAYRFLKCNVDAPLVVFINQRMEEQYVYGKQTLNWKAFGIPVVDRLYSVTNGSDLRNLYLKWFYPFQNPIEEALENCLVSKETEEDAETEVTTPSLGSNVNELDTPSDGGMEFYVTDEKGTIKNSKILMNEPLAINGDLRLLHVLVCWSEEQLKIYDTQLCSSLPEVFKSGFLAKRPQESVSLYKCLEAFLQEEPLGPEDMWYCPGCKEHRQASKKLDLWRLPEILVIHLKRFQYSRYLKNKLETYVDFPVDNLDLSAYITYGNDESYHYTLYAVSNHYGSMGGGHYTAFVHRGGDQWYDFDDSHVNPISKEKIKSSAAYVLFYRRNFEVST
- the LOC114380035 gene encoding ubiquitin carboxyl-terminal hydrolase 8-like isoform X3, producing MWLQALKWHSDSKNVMKDDKGFSATDSDMADVYPLQLRLSVQRETNSFGVRISKKDNAVELFKRACKMFSVDSEMLCIWDYSDQITFLMNDNNQVPVDCQRQSDQEILLELQVYGLSDSIRCREGKKDEMANFSGSASLKMNGTYDGANSDCMNANSLTFSSGPGEAGSLGLTGLQNLGNTCFMNSSLQCLAHTPKLVDYFLEDYIREINHDNPLGMNGEIALAFGDLLRKLWAPGASPVSPRIFKSKLARFAPQFSGFNQHDSQELLAFLLDGLHEDLNRVKCKPYIEVKDGDGRRDEEVADEYWHNHLARNDSVIVDVCQGQYKSTLVCPVCRKVSVTFDPFMYLSLPLPSTTVRTMTITVVSGNGGEMSQLSPYTITVPKNGRFEDLTRALGIACSLGADETLLVAEVYNNCIIRFLEDPTDSLSLIRDADKLVAYRFLKCNVDAPLVVFINQRMEEQYVYGKQTLNWKAFGIPVVDRLYSVTNGSDLRNLYLKWFYPFQNPIEEALENCLVSKETEEDAETEVTTPSLGSNVNELDTPSDGGMEFYVTDEKGTIKNSKILMNEPLAINGDLRLLHVLVCWSEEQLKIYDTQLCSSLPEVFKSGFLAKRPQESVSLYKCLEAFLQEEPLGPEDMWYCPGCKEHRQASKKLDLWRLPEILVIHLKRFQYSRYLKNKLETYVDFPVDNLDLSAYITYGNDESYHYTLYAVSNHYGSMGGGHYTAFVHRGGDQWYDFDDSHVNPISKEKIKSSAAYVLFYRRNFEVST